The following coding sequences are from one Triticum aestivum cultivar Chinese Spring chromosome 5A, IWGSC CS RefSeq v2.1, whole genome shotgun sequence window:
- the LOC123104043 gene encoding queuine tRNA-ribosyltransferase catalytic subunit 1 → MALRFEVLGRFNRARAARLTLPHFTCQTPLFMPVGTQGTIKGLTTDQLETIGCQIILGNTYHLELRPGSQLIDDLGGLHKFMNWKRALLTDSGGFQMVSLLHLADITEEGVTFQSPVDGKPMLLTPEESIHIQNNIGADIIMALDDVVKTTITGPRIEEAMYRTLRWIDRCIAAHKKPDVQNLFGIVQGGLDPVLRDICVRGLVERNLPGYAIGGLAGGEDKDSFWRVVAQCTAGLPEDKPRYVMGVGYPLDIVVCSALGADMYDCVYPTRTARFGSALVPEGVLKLKQNAMATDERPIDPSCPCMVCKNYTRAYLHCLVTKDPMGSQLLSYHNLSFMARLSRDLHMSILEGRFPEFVRGFLRVQFPKGDVPKWVHNAMEVAGIDISECCTPTNCQHDAMEAAGVDISDFCPPTKCP, encoded by the exons ATGGCGCTCCGGTTCGAG GTGTTAGGAAGATTTAATCGTGCTCGCGCAGCTCGGTTAACTCTGCCACACTTTACTTGTCAAACGCCACTTTTTATGCCTGTTGGTACCCAAG GTACAATAAAAGGCTTGACTACAGACCAGCTAGAGACTATAGGTTGTCAGATTATTCTTGGAAATACCTACCACCTTGAACTTCGTCCTGGCTCTCAACTTATTGATGACTTGGGTGGCCTTCACAAGTTTATGAATTGGAAAAGGGCATTGCTGACTGACTCTGGTGgtttccaaatg GTTTCTTTGCTGCATTTGGCTGACATTACTGAGGAAGGAGTTACATTTCAG TCACCCGTTGATGGGAAACCCATGCTCTTGACGCCTGAGGAATCAATCCATATTCAG AACAACATTGGAGCTGATATAATCATGGCTCTTGACGATGTTGTTAAGACAACAATTACCGGCCCGAGGATAGAGGAAGCTATGTATCGTACCCTTCGTTGGATTGATAGGTGCATAGCTG CTCACAAGAAACCTGATGTTCAAAACTTATTTGGGATTGTGCAAGGAGGATTAGATCCGGTTCTGAG AGATATTTGCGTGAGGGGCTTGGTTGAGCGGAACCTTCCCGG ATATGCCATTGGTGGTCTTGCAGGTGGTGAAGATAAAGACTCGTTTTGGCGTGTTGTTGCCCAGTGCACCGCTGGATTGCCTGAAGATAAACCACGATATGTTATG GGTGTTGGTTATCCACTTGATATTGTAGTATGCAGTGCTTTGGGTGCAGATATGTATGACTGTGTCTATCCAACACGCACTGCTCGCTTTGGGAGCGCACTTGTGCCTGAG GGTGTTCTGAAGTTGAAACAAAATGCAATGGCAACTGACGAACGGCCCATTGATCCTTCCTGTCCATGTATG GTCTGCAAGAACTATACCCGTGCATACTTGCATTGTCTGGTCACGAAAGATCCTATGGGTTCTCAACTGCTGTCATATCACAATTTATCATTTATGGCGCGG TTAAGTAGAGATCTCCACATGTCGATTCTTGAAGGGCGATTTCCAGA ATTCGTTAGAGGATTCTTGAGGGTGCAG TTCCCAAAGGGCGACGTGCCAAAGTGGGTTCACAATGCAATGGAGGTTGCTGGCATCGACATATCGGAGTGCTGCACCCCGACCAACTGCCAGCACGACGCAATGGAGGCTGCCGGCGTCGACATTTCGGACTTCTGCCCTCCCACCAAATGCCCCTGA
- the LOC123104042 gene encoding dicarboxylate transporter 2.1, chloroplastic, which produces MERLRVAVSHRPPLLLPAPNHLRRRQLHLPLPLASRPLSSRHRLLSPAPRRHARHLLASQTPGPEPDAEASAEPAGAKLVPLIVSLAAGLAVRFLAPRPAEVTLQAWQLLSIFLSTIAGLVLGPLPVGAWAFLGLTTAVATRTLPFETAFSAFTNEVIWLIVISFFFARGFVKTGLGDRIATYFIKWLGGSTLGLSYGLTVSEACIAPAMPSTTARAGGVFLPIIKSLSLSAGSKPNDPSSRKLGSYLVMTQFQAGSNSSALFLTAAAQNLLCLKLAEELGIVVANPWVSWFQAASLPAIVSLLATPYLLYKIFPPEIKDTPEAPALAAEKLERMGPVTKNEWVMIGTMILAVSLWVFGDAIGVSSVVAAMLGLSILLLLGVLDWDDCLSEKSAWDTLSWFAVLVAMAGQLTDLGIVSWMSTSVAKLLSSFSLSWPAAFVVLEASYFFVHYLFASQTGHVGALYSAFLAMHVAAGVPGVLSALALAFNTNLFGALTHYSSGQAAVYFGAGYLELPDIFRLGFVTALINALIWGVVGTFWWKFLGLY; this is translated from the exons ATGGAGCGCCTCCGGGTCGCCGTCTCCCACCGCCCGCCTCTGCTCCTCCCCGCCCCGAACCACCTCCGCCGGCGCCAGCTCCACCTCCCCCTCCCGCTCGCATCCCGCCCCCTCTCTTCGCGGCATCGCCTGCTCTCCCCCGCCCCTCGCCGCCACGCCCGGCACCTCCTCGCCTCCCAAACGCCCGGCCCCGAGCCCGACGCGGAGGCCAGCGCTGAACCCGCCGGCGCCAAGCTCGTCCCGCTCATCGTCTCCctggcggccggcctcgccgtgcGCTTCCTCGCGCCGCGGCCCGCCGAGGTGACCCTGCAGGCGTGGCAGCTGCTCTCCATCTTCCTCTCCACCATCGCGGGGCTCGTGCTGGGCCCGCTCCCCGTCGGCGCCTGGGCCTTCCTCGGCCTCACCACCGCCGTGGCCACGCGGACGCTCCCCTTCGAGACCGCCTTCTCCGCCTTCACCAACGAGGTCATCTGGCTCATCGTCATCTCCTTCTTCTTCGCGCGAGGATTCGTCAAGACCGGCCTCGGCGATCGCATCGCCACCTACTTCATCAAGTGGCTCGGGGGCAGCACGCTGGGGCTCTCCTACGGGCTCACCGTCAGCGAGGCCTGCATCGCGCCGGCCATGCCCAGCACCACCGCCAGGGCCGGAGGCGTCTTCCTACCAATCATCAAGTCACTCTCGCTCTCGGCAGGCAGCAAGCCTAACGACCCGTCGTCGCGGAAGCTCGGCTCATATCTTGTGATGACCCAGTTCCAG GCAGGTAGTAACTCAAGTGCTCTCTTCCTGACTGCTGCAGCACAAAATCTGTTATGCTTGAAGCTAGCAGAGGAGCTTGGTATCGTAGTTGCGAATCCATGGGTGTCATGGTTCCAGGCTGCTAGTTTGCCAGCTATTGTGTCTCTGCTAGCAACACCATACTTGCTATATAAAATCTTCCCCCCTGAAATAAAGGACACACCTGAGGCCCCAGCTTTAGCTGCAGAGAAGCTGGAGCGCATGGGTCCAGTGACCAAGAATGAGTGGGTTATGATTGGTACTATGATTCTTGCAGTGTCATTATGGGTTTTTGG GGATGCTATTGGTGTATCTAGTGTTGTTGCTGCAATGCTTGGGCTCTCTATTCTTCTCCTGCTTGGTGTGCTAGACTGGGATGATTGCTTGAGTGAGAAGTCAGCATGGGATACACTGTCCTGGTTTGCAGTTCTAGTTGCGATGGCCGGACAGCTCACAGACCTTGGAATTGTGTCGTGGATGTCAACTTCTGTCGCCAAGCTGCTTTCATCTTTCTCATTGAGTTGGCCTGCAGCTTTTGTTGTTCTTGAGGCCTCCTACTTCTTCGTTCACTATCTATTTGCGAGTCAAACGGGGCATGTTGGAGCTCTATACTCTGCGTTTCTGGCTATGCATGTAGCAGCTGGTGTTCCTGGTGTGCTGTCCGCACTTGCTTTGGCATTCAACACAAATCTGTTTGGCGCACTAACACACTATAGCAGTGGGCAAGCCGCGGTATATTTTGGAG CGGGGTACCTGGAGCTTCCAGATATATTCAGGCTGGGCTTTGTAACAGCCCTGATTAATGCTTTGATATGGGGAGTTGTTGGCACCTTTTGGTGGAAATTTCTCGGGCTTTATTGA